A single region of the Eleginops maclovinus isolate JMC-PN-2008 ecotype Puerto Natales chromosome 16, JC_Emac_rtc_rv5, whole genome shotgun sequence genome encodes:
- the aldh3b1 gene encoding aldehyde dehydrogenase family 3 member B1 produces METHSQVLDKLRSAFRSGITVPEAFRQTQLKQLMSLMTENEEQILDALKKDLAKPKFESIIAEVDIVINELHFTIANLNSWMQPEYVSKNLATKLDECFVRREPLGVVLIIGPWNYPLQLLLSPLIAAIAAGNCALIKPSEVSAATDALVAELIPKYMSQDCYAVVRGAAEETKALLTNRFDHIFYTGSQAVARHILRAAADHLTPVTLELGGKCPCLIYGKVNINYAARRLAWSKFFNTGQSCVAPDFLVCSKATRDALLPALRQTLEDFYSKEPESSSDLPRIVSPRHWTRLMELFKRSKGKVVMGGESNEEDKYIAPTVLVDVAEDDALMEEEIFGPFLPILTAETLEEAIALINRQEKPLALYVFSEESSVVNTVLEKSSSGGFCSNDGIIHMALPTLPFGGVGASGFGSYHGRWGFERLSHQRAVMLRGWTLERLNGLRYPPYTEDKLSWLRWTTSAKPSCSLM; encoded by the exons ATGGAGACCCACAGCCAGGTTCTGGACAAGTTGCGCTCAGCGTTTCGGTCGGGTATCACGGTACCAGAGGCGTTCCGCCAAACTCAGCTAAAACAGCTCATGTCCCTGATGACAGAAAATGAAGAGCAGATTTTAGATGCACTGAAGAAAGACCTTgccaag CCAAAATTTGAGTCCATCATAGCTGAGGTGGATATCGTGATCAATGAGCTGCACTTCACCATCGCTAACCTGAACAGCTGGATGCAGCCGGAGTACGTCAGCAAAAACCTG GCCACAAAGCTGGATGAGTGTTTTGTGCGGAGGGAGCCGTTGGGGGTGGTGTTGATCATCGGCCCGTGGAACTACCCACTGCAACTCCTCCTCTCACCGTTGATCGCTGCCATTGCTGCAG GTAACTGTGCGCTCATCAAGCCTTCAGAGGTCAGCGCCGCCACAGACGCTCTCGTCGCAGAGCTCATCCCCAAATATATGTCTCAG gactgTTACGCAGTGGTCCGCGGTGCAGCAGAGGAGACCAAGGCTCTACTGACGAACCGATTTGACCACATCTTCTACACAG GTTCTCAGGCCGTGGCGCGCCACATCCTGCGTGCGGCCGCGGACCATCTGACCCCGGTGACTTTGGAGCTGGGTGGGAAGTGTCCGTGCCTGATATACGGTAAGGTGAACATCAACTATGCTGCTCGCCGCCTGGCCTGGTCCAAGTTCTTTAACACGGGCCAGAGCTGCGTGGCTCCGGACTTCCTGGTGTGCTCGAAGGCCACGCGGGACGCCCTGCTGCCCGCACTGAGACAAACCCTGGAGGATTTCTACAGCAAAGAGCCTGAGAGCTCCTCCGACCTGCCCCGCATCGTGTCCCCAAGACACTGGACCCGGCTCATGGAGCTGTTCAAGAGGTCCAAGGGAAAGGTGGTGATGGGAGGAGAGAGCAACGAGGAGGACAAGTACATTG CTCCCACAGTGCTGGTGGATGTGGCTGAAGATGACGctctgatggaggaggagatcTTCGGCCCTTTCCTGCCCATCCTCACCGCCGAGACTCTGGAGGAAGCCATCGCATTAATCAACCGCCAAGAGAAGCCACTGGCCCTCTACGTGTTCTCTGAAGAGTCCTCT GTGGTGAACACGGTGCTGGAGAAGAGCAGCAGCGGAGGATTCTGCTCCAACGACGGGATCATCCACATGGCGCTGCCGACGCTGCCATTCGGGGGTGTAG GGGCCAGCGGTTTCGGCAGTTACCACGGTCGCTGGGGCTTCGAGAGACTCAGCCACCAGAGGGCCGTCATGCTGCGGGGGTGGACCTTGGAGAGACTCAACGGCCTGCGCTATCCCCCCTACACAGAGGACAAGCTGAGCTGGCTGCGCTGGACCACCTCTGCCAAACCCAGCTGCTCACTcatgtga
- the LOC134878416 gene encoding uncharacterized protein LOC134878416, which produces MFLPWVKSKLENLMMEQQVPAGKDLYLSVNYAVCQDIRVISSGLNLPLRGLVSWKGQEVNVAAIPTGADPDVGAESEEMVYLGISDFFLNSYAAALYKAEAMEKKLNLDNAYVKFWRNIKKIKHRNEDINAEIQIRELPIIHINREEGISVRPRVRVQFISGEKKPKQFQDVTVECKIAVQIEVKENKLTIPLDKIKCKLETNVVMEWLTKKPLTRVIKNMLYDVLKEGVPIPLPPNINLIQGPAHYRDGFMVLAGSVNWTAEAMKTLAEQMRDHVFRMLE; this is translated from the exons ATGTTCCTCCCATGGGTGAAATCTAAGCTGGAGAACCTCATGATGGAGCAGCAGGTGCCTGCAGGCAAAGACCTGTATCTTAGTGTGAATTATGCTGTATGCCAAGACATCAGAGTGATATCCAGCGGCTTGAACCTGCCTTTAAGA GGCCTGGTCTCCTGgaagggacaggaagtgaacgtTGCTGCGATACCAACGGGTGCAGATCCAGATGTGGGAGCAGAAAGTGAGGAGATGGTTTATCTGGGCATctctgatttttttctgaacaGCTACGCCGCCGCACTCTACAAAGCCGAAGCTATGGAGAAAAAACTGAAT CTGGACAATGCTTATGTGAAGTTCTGGCGGAACATAAAA AAAATAAAGCACCGGAACGAAGATATAAATGCAGAAATCCAGATCAGAGAGTTGCCGATCATCCACATCAACCGGGAGGAGGGCATCAGTGTTCGACCCAGGGTCAGAGTCCAGTTTAtatcaggggaaaaaaaaccgAAGCAGTTCCAAGACGTTACTGTG gAGTGTAAGATCGCTGTCCAGATAgaagtcaaagaaaataaactgacaatCCCTTTGGACAAAATCaa atgcaaATTAGAGACAAATGTTGTAATG gaATGGTTAACAAAAAAACCGCTGACAAGGGTCATCAAGAACATGCTGTATg acgtCCTTAAAGAAGGAGTACCGATTCCTCTGCCTCCAAACATCAATTTAATCCAAGGACCGGCCCACTACCGTGAT GGCTTCATGGTGCTGGCAGGAAGTGTGAACTGGACTGCAGAAGCCATGAAGACACTGGCAGAGCAGATGCGTGATCATGTGTTCCGCATGTTGGAATAA